The following is a genomic window from Citrifermentans bemidjiense Bem.
GTTTCATGCCTTAGCGCTCAAGCCAGACGCCACTGTTGTGTCGTGGGGTACAGATTACTACGGCGAGACCATGGTGCCTGCAGGCCTAAACGGAGTGAGCGCGATCGCAGCCGGCTTCTATCATTCATTGGCATTGAAGGCAGATGGCTCATTGGTTGCCTGGGGGAATAATGGCTATGGCCAGGTATCGATACCCGCCGGACTCAACAATGTGACCTCAATAGCTGCAGGGATGGATCACAACGTGGCCGTAAGGTCTGATGGCACGGTGGCAGCATGGGGCTCTAACAGCAGTGGACAAGCAACCGTACCCGCAGGGCTCTCAGGAGTGCGGCAAGTGGCGGCCGGGGACCTGCATTCGGTTGCGCTCAAGACAGACGGGACCGTCATCGCTTGGGGTGACAGTACCTACGGCCAGACAGCGGTCCCTGCCGGGTTGACTGATGTCGTGGCTGTGGCAGCGGGGAACGGATACACCCTGGCCCTGAAATCAGGCGGCACGGTAGTCGGATGGGGAGATAACAGGTTTGGTCAGGCAACCCTGCCTAAATCTCCATACGGGACACCTCTCAACGCTTCTGTCAGCTGGGATCCGGCAACACTTACGGTGACATTATTACCTGAACAGCCGTTTCCGCTGGGAGCAACGGTAAATGCCGCCCTGAGCGGTGCGATTGAAAACGTTTCAGGCGAAAGGATTGCTCCCTATAATTGGAGCTTCAGCGTTGCCGACTCCTATCGCATAACCTCGTCCGTTTCCGGCGGAGCCGGCGGCTCGATCAACTGCACCCCGGGTAGCCCGGCGCCCGGGCAGGACGCGACCTGCGGCATGTCTCCCGACGCCGGGTATGCCCTTTCCGGGTTGACTGACAACAGCACCGACGTGCTTGGCGCCGTTACCGCCGGGAGTTATCTGATCCCCGCCGTCTCGGGCGACCACACCTTGTCAGCGACCTTCGTAGAAATCGGGTTTCCGATGACCGTCAGCCTTTCCGGCACGGGCGGCGGGGTAGTACATTCTTCACCTGCACCCGATCTTGCCTGTGCCGCCGGCAGCTGCGGGCAGAAATATCTGGTTGGCACAACGGCCATTCTTACCGCAATGCCGAACTCCAACTCGTTTTTCGTTGGCTGGGGAGGTGACTGCGCTGGCGCAGGTGACTGCAGCGTCGCCATTAATGCACCACATTCCGTTACCGCAACGTTTGAGCTCAAAAGTGGTGTGCCTGCCGTAGCTATTACTTCCCCCGCAGCAGGCCCGACCAACAATCGCACGCCAGTGTTACAGTACTCCGTAAACAATGGGTCCGTAGTCGTCACCGTTGACGGTATCGTGGTTGCAAAAGCTCCCGGCGACACTCTTGGGCCGCTGGCCGATGGAGCACACACGGTAAGAGTAGAGTCCACGGCAGGCGACAAGAGTAATTTTGCCGAGGTGATTTTCACGGTTGATACCATCCCCCCGGTCGTCTTCATCGATCCGGTTGCTCCCACCAAAACCAACAGCCAGATCGTTACCGGCACCCGTGAGACCAACGCGGCAGTCAGCATATCGGTAACCGCGCCTGCCACTGTCGGCGCGGTTACCTACCCGACTGCCACTACCTGGAACTGTCTCGTAAACAGCCTGGCGGAGGGGGACCACACCGTCACGCTTACTGCCAGCGATGCTGCTTCCAACAGCGCCACCACTGCAATCGCCATCACCCGGGACACAGTTGTACCGATTGTTGCCATCGCCTCGCCGACTGCCGGACCGACCAGCAGCCACACTCCTCTCCTCGCCTACACCGCAAGCGACGGGAACGTCGCAATAAGCATGGATGGCGTTGTCGCCAACAAGGTCTCTGGCGACTATCTCGATACGCTTGCCGACGGGATTCATACCGTACGGGTGGAGTCACGTGACACTGCAGGAAATGTGGGCTTCGCCGTGGTGACATTTGTTGTAGATACTACTCCACCTCAACAAACGGTATTTTCAAAAGTTTCAGCAGGAACGAGGCACACAATAGCTTTGAAGTCAGATGGCACTTTATGGTCATGGGGTTACAACGCTTTCGGACAGTTGGGAGATGGCACGACGGTAAATAGATATGTCCCTGTTCAAATAGGGGATGACAATAAATGGATTTCCATTTCAGCAGGAGTGGATTTCACATTGGCTCTGAAATCCGATGGTACATTGTGGGGCTGGGGCAGGAATGATTTAGGACAATTGGGAGATGGCACTACCACGTTTCGTTATTCACCCGTCCAGATAGGAAATAGTACCGACTGGATTTCGATCCATGCAGGAGGCTACCACGCCGCAGCGCTCAAATCTGACGGTACATTGTGGGCATGGGGGGGGCAATTATAACGGTCAGGTGGGAAATGGTTCAACACTGAACCAGCTTTTCCCGCTGCAAATCGGAACAGACAGGAGCTGGACTGCTATTTCAGCAGGAGGTGCC
Proteins encoded in this region:
- a CDS encoding RCC1 domain-containing protein, with product METSKPRLLHCVLLLNVFFAAIFLLLAGSHHEAFAGPVVTIVDPAAGSSGIPSSSKVHATFTESLNPQTVNKCNASLTRASKVTNISTFGDHILSITSDGAIWGWGGSTYGETIAPVGLSAVASVSIGGSHSLALKSDGTVAAWGSNAYGQSSVPSGLSNVVAIAAGERHSAALKSDGTVIEWGDNSYGQSSVPAGLSGVVAIAAGDLHTLALKSDGTVVAWGYNYDGQVTVPTGLAGVTAIAAGANNSAAVKTDGTVVVWGMNYTNNNNVPAGLTGVAAIAVGGHVVALKSDGSVVAWGNNNYGQARVPAGLSDVIAVSAGGTDTIVLKSDGTIVAWGYNSHSQDNIPQKPGCFSAVSVGGYHSTAINPDGTITAWGSNLYGQANVPTGLNNVSAVGIGEGVTVALKSDGTVVTWGHNSKTPPAVSGVTAIAVGGFHALALKPDATVVSWGTDYYGETMVPAGLNGVSAIAAGFYHSLALKADGSLVAWGNNGYGQVSIPAGLNNVTSIAAGMDHNVAVRSDGTVAAWGSNSSGQATVPAGLSGVRQVAAGDLHSVALKTDGTVIAWGDSTYGQTAVPAGLTDVVAVAAGNGYTLALKSGGTVVGWGDNRFGQATLPKSPYGTPLNASVSWDPATLTVTLLPEQPFPLGATVNAALSGAIENVSGERIAPYNWSFSVADSYRITSSVSGGAGGSINCTPGSPAPGQDATCGMSPDAGYALSGLTDNSTDVLGAVTAGSYLIPAVSGDHTLSATFVEIGFPMTVSLSGTGGGVVHSSPAPDLACAAGSCGQKYLVGTTAILTAMPNSNSFFVGWGGDCAGAGDCSVAINAPHSVTATFELKSGVPAVAITSPAAGPTNNRTPVLQYSVNNGSVVVTVDGIVVAKAPGDTLGPLADGAHTVRVESTAGDKSNFAEVIFTVDTIPPVVFIDPVAPTKTNSQIVTGTRETNAAVSISVTAPATVGAVTYPTATTWNCLVNSLAEGDHTVTLTASDAASNSATTAIAITRDTVVPIVAIASPTAGPTSSHTPLLAYTASDGNVAISMDGVVANKVSGDYLDTLADGIHTVRVESRDTAGNVGFAVVTFVVDTTPPQQTVFSKVSAGTRHTIALKSDGTLWSWGYNAFGQLGDGTTVNRYVPVQIGDDNKWISISAGVDFTLALKSDGTLWGWGRNDLGQLGDGTTTFRYSPVQIGNSTDWISIHAGGYHAAALKSDGTLWAWGGQL